From the Leptotrichia sp. oral taxon 221 genome, one window contains:
- a CDS encoding sulfate ABC transporter substrate-binding protein gives MLKKLKVPVIFVAIIILLYFVGIMRQNSKIGKNKQKMEIVNVSYDPTRELYERYNGLFKAYYKEKYGKDVNIIQSHGGSGLQARSVIEGLDADVVTLALENDVALLEKVDLLEKGWVDKFPGSSSPYTSTIVFLIRKGNPQNIKDWNDLVKKGVKVITPDPKSSGGACWNFLAAWSYGLEKYGKDENKIKSFVKSIYDNVAVMDSGARAATTTFVENNQGDVLIAWENEAIATVKEYPDKYQIVYPSVSILAQPTVAVVDKIAKNDGTYQISTEYLKYLYSEKAQEIIAESGYRPYDQKVLKKYGNKFDLKMKLTKIDNFGGWKKAYEKFFNEGALFDKIYEN, from the coding sequence ATGCTAAAAAAACTGAAAGTGCCAGTGATATTTGTTGCAATTATAATTTTACTTTATTTTGTAGGGATTATGCGACAAAACAGTAAAATTGGAAAAAATAAGCAAAAAATGGAAATTGTGAATGTTTCCTATGATCCTACCCGTGAATTGTACGAGAGATATAATGGGCTGTTTAAGGCATATTACAAGGAAAAGTATGGAAAGGATGTGAATATTATCCAGTCACACGGAGGGTCAGGATTGCAAGCACGTTCAGTAATTGAAGGTCTTGATGCAGATGTTGTGACATTAGCTTTGGAAAATGATGTAGCACTTCTTGAGAAAGTAGATTTGCTAGAAAAAGGCTGGGTAGATAAATTTCCAGGCAGTTCTTCTCCGTATACCTCGACAATCGTTTTTCTTATAAGAAAAGGAAATCCACAAAATATCAAGGATTGGAATGATTTAGTAAAAAAAGGAGTAAAAGTAATAACACCTGATCCAAAAAGTAGTGGAGGAGCTTGCTGGAATTTTTTGGCAGCATGGTCGTATGGACTTGAAAAATATGGAAAAGATGAAAATAAAATAAAAAGTTTTGTAAAGAGCATTTATGATAATGTGGCTGTAATGGATTCAGGAGCAAGGGCAGCGACTACAACTTTTGTGGAAAATAATCAGGGAGATGTGTTAATTGCATGGGAAAATGAGGCGATTGCAACGGTTAAGGAATATCCTGACAAATATCAAATTGTTTATCCAAGTGTGAGTATTTTAGCTCAGCCGACAGTCGCAGTAGTCGATAAAATCGCAAAAAATGATGGAACGTATCAAATAAGCACAGAATACTTGAAATATCTATATTCTGAAAAGGCACAAGAAATAATCGCTGAAAGCGGTTATAGACCTTATGACCAAAAAGTTTTAAAAAAATATGGAAATAAATTTGATTTAAAGATGAAATTGACGAAAATAGATAATTTTGGTGGATGGAAAAAAGCATATGAGAAATTTTTCAATGAAGGTGCTTTATTTGATAAAATTTATGAAAATTAA
- a CDS encoding sulfate adenylyltransferase subunit 1, whose protein sequence is MVRLLKFITCGSVDDGKSTLIGNILYNSKLLYADQEEALILDSKVGSRGGAIDYSLLLDGLMAEREQGITIDVAYRYFTTNKRSFIVADTPGHEEYTRNMAVGASFAEVAILLLDVTKGVLVQTRRHARICSMVGIRHFVFAVNKMDLANYSEEKFNKIVDEVKELAKELELENIKIIPVSATEGDNVTKKSENMPWYKEESIIEYLETVDVTEDTKNSDFYVPIQRVCRPNHEFRGFQGQIESSFVKVGEEIVVLPSNETATVKTILNGDRNVEEAFSGQAITIQLDKEVDVSRGSVITKNKNLPVSKSVEAALLWMDDDKLIVGKEYLAKLGTKKLPAILKEIVYKIDVNTGEKIKTQSITKNEIALCKIEFSDKVIVDLFKKNKTLGELILIDRLSHQTAAAGVVENIDTTGEKPYFEKDDIKIGGYIFEELYFDFENARMSKEETGEKTYHVGDIVPQMGDSFEYPQYFDIISLESEAAVLVRDRKIFDIVKLEDYHFTGLPVLDEAGFGLQIKTREDMKNYLADHNQNKNKVEIHKKWAKFETYRRIVSGDSFYVI, encoded by the coding sequence ATGGTGAGATTATTAAAATTTATTACTTGTGGAAGTGTGGATGATGGAAAATCAACATTGATTGGAAATATTCTTTATAACTCGAAATTGCTTTATGCAGATCAAGAGGAAGCATTGATTTTAGATAGTAAAGTTGGATCACGTGGAGGAGCAATTGATTATTCGCTACTTTTAGATGGATTGATGGCTGAAAGAGAACAAGGAATCACAATTGATGTAGCTTATCGTTATTTTACTACAAATAAACGTAGCTTTATTGTGGCTGATACGCCAGGTCATGAAGAATATACAAGAAATATGGCAGTTGGAGCTTCGTTTGCCGAAGTTGCAATTTTGCTTTTAGATGTTACAAAAGGTGTACTTGTTCAAACTAGAAGACACGCAAGAATTTGCTCAATGGTCGGAATACGTCATTTCGTTTTTGCAGTAAATAAAATGGATTTAGCAAATTATAGCGAAGAGAAATTTAATAAAATTGTCGATGAAGTGAAGGAATTGGCAAAAGAATTGGAATTAGAAAATATAAAAATAATTCCTGTAAGTGCGACTGAAGGAGATAATGTTACTAAAAAATCAGAAAATATGCCTTGGTATAAGGAAGAAAGCATTATCGAATATTTGGAAACAGTTGATGTAACAGAAGATACTAAAAATTCTGATTTTTATGTACCAATTCAAAGAGTTTGTCGTCCAAATCATGAATTTAGAGGATTCCAAGGGCAAATTGAAAGTAGTTTTGTAAAAGTTGGAGAAGAAATTGTTGTGTTACCAAGTAATGAGACTGCAACTGTGAAAACAATTTTAAATGGAGATAGAAATGTGGAAGAGGCATTTTCAGGACAAGCTATTACGATTCAGTTAGATAAAGAAGTAGACGTGAGCCGTGGTTCTGTTATTACAAAAAACAAAAATCTTCCAGTTTCAAAATCGGTTGAAGCTGCATTATTATGGATGGATGATGATAAGTTAATTGTTGGAAAAGAATATTTGGCAAAACTTGGAACAAAGAAACTACCTGCAATATTGAAGGAAATTGTTTATAAAATTGACGTTAATACTGGAGAAAAAATTAAAACGCAAAGTATTACAAAAAATGAAATTGCTCTTTGTAAAATTGAATTTTCAGATAAAGTTATTGTTGATTTGTTTAAGAAAAATAAGACTTTGGGAGAATTGATATTAATTGATAGACTTTCTCATCAAACGGCTGCTGCGGGAGTAGTGGAAAATATTGATACGACTGGAGAAAAACCATATTTTGAAAAAGATGATATAAAAATTGGTGGATATATTTTTGAAGAATTGTACTTTGATTTTGAAAATGCGAGAATGTCTAAAGAAGAAACAGGAGAAAAAACGTATCATGTAGGCGATATTGTGCCTCAAATGGGAGATAGCTTCGAGTATCCGCAATATTTTGACATTATTTCACTTGAAAGCGAAGCGGCAGTTTTAGTTAGGGACCGTAAAATCTTTGATATTGTGAAATTGGAAGATTACCACTTTACAGGGCTTCCAGTGTTAGATGAAGCAGGATTTGGATTGCAGATAAAAACTAGAGAAGATATGAAAAATTATCTTGCAGACCATAATCAAAATAAAAATAAAGTAGAAATTCACAAAAAATGGGCAAAATTTGAGACTTATAGAAGAATAGTAAGTGGAGATAGTTTTTACGTGATTTAA